One region of Salvia miltiorrhiza cultivar Shanhuang (shh) chromosome 3, IMPLAD_Smil_shh, whole genome shotgun sequence genomic DNA includes:
- the LOC131015825 gene encoding probable dolichyl pyrophosphate Glc1Man9GlcNAc2 alpha-1,3-glucosyltransferase isoform X2, whose amino-acid sequence MTKPPNNCHYTGGVWWPALVAAAVKLLLIPAYHSTDFEVHRHWLALTHSLPLSRWYSDSTSQWTLDYPPFFAYFEKFLSIFAARVDPLMTDLYRGLDYASSRAILFQRLSVALSDVLLVYSAYRLTKKRNFRDLERLLICALVIWAPGLFLVDHMHFQYNGFLLGMLLLSISFLEEGRDLMGGFIFAVLLCFKHLFAVAAPVYFVYLFRHYCRGGFLKGFARLVLMGCVVLAVFAAAYLPFWHYGQIREVLQRMFPFGRGLCHAYWAPNFWVFYIMLDKVLGFLLMRLGFNVQAPKASFTGGLVGDSSPFSVLPTITPFITFITVLLAVSPCLIKAWRNPQPRMVSRWVSYAYTCGFLFGWHVHEKASLHFVIPLALTSLKSVEDAKHYFFLSIVQYLATRCSLFCLKHKNILLKSCCCFYMLF is encoded by the exons ATGACGAAACCCCCAAACAACTGCCACTACACTGGCGGTGTGTGGTGGCCGGCCCTCGTGGCCGCCGCCGTGAAACTCCTCCTCATTCCCGCCTACCACAGCACTGATTTCGAGGTTCACCGCCACTGGCTCGCCCTCACTCATTCCCTCCCACTCTCCCGCTGGTACTCCGACTCCACCAGCCAGTGGACCCTCGATTACCCTCCTTTCTTCGCCTACTTCGAGAAATTCCTCTCCATCTTCGCCGCCAGGGTGGATCCCCTTATGACCGACCTCTACCGCGGCCTCGATTACGCCTCCTCCCGCGCGATCCTCTTCCAGCGCCTCTCCGTCGCGCTCTCCGACGTCCTTCTTGTCTACTCCGCCTATAGATTGACTAAGAAGAGGAATTTTAGGGATTTAGAGAGGCTCTTGATTTGCGCGTTGGTTATTTGGGCGCCGGGGTTGTTTCTGGTGGATCATATGCATTTCCAGTACAATGGGTTTCTGTTGGGGATGTTGCTGCTGTCTATTTCGTTTTTGGAGGAAGGGAGGGATTTGATGGGAGGTTTCATTTTCGCTGTTTTGCTCTGTTTTAAGCACTTGTTTGCGGTGGCTGCGCCGGTGTATTTTGTGTATTTGTTTAGGCATTATTGTCGGGGTGGATTTCTCAAAGGATTTGCCAGGTTGGTGCTTATGGGTTGCGTGGTCTTGGCGGTCTTTGCTGCAGCCTACTTGCCGTTTTGGCACTATGGGCAG ATACGAGAAGTTCTCCAACGCATGTTTCCTTTTGGCAGGGGACTCTGCCATGCTTACTGGGCTCCAAACTTCTGGGTGTTCTATATAATGTTGGATAAGGTTTTAGGATTTTTGCTAATGCGACTAGGTTTCAATGTCCAAGCCCCAAAAGCCTCATTCACTGGTGGTCTTGTCGGAGATTCCTCGCCTTTCTCTGTACTACCCACG ATCACACCTTTTATAACGTTCATCACAGTTCTCTTGGCAGTATCACCATGTTTGATAAAGGCATGGAGGAATCCCCAACCAAGGATGGTCTCTAGATGGGTATCATATGCCTATACATGTGGATTCCTGTTTGGGTGGCATGTCCATGAAAAGGCGTCACTTCACTTTGTGATTCCACTTGCTTTGACATCCTTGAAAAGCGTTGAGGATGCTAAGCATTACTTCTTTTTGTCCATAG TGCAGTATCTTGCTACTCGCTGTTCCCTCTTCTGTTTGAAGCACAAGAATATCCTATTAAAGTCGTGTTGCTGCTTCTACATGCTGTTCTGA
- the LOC131015825 gene encoding probable dolichyl pyrophosphate Glc1Man9GlcNAc2 alpha-1,3-glucosyltransferase isoform X1: MTKPPNNCHYTGGVWWPALVAAAVKLLLIPAYHSTDFEVHRHWLALTHSLPLSRWYSDSTSQWTLDYPPFFAYFEKFLSIFAARVDPLMTDLYRGLDYASSRAILFQRLSVALSDVLLVYSAYRLTKKRNFRDLERLLICALVIWAPGLFLVDHMHFQYNGFLLGMLLLSISFLEEGRDLMGGFIFAVLLCFKHLFAVAAPVYFVYLFRHYCRGGFLKGFARLVLMGCVVLAVFAAAYLPFWHYGQIREVLQRMFPFGRGLCHAYWAPNFWVFYIMLDKVLGFLLMRLGFNVQAPKASFTGGLVGDSSPFSVLPTITPFITFITVLLAVSPCLIKAWRNPQPRMVSRWVSYAYTCGFLFGWHVHEKASLHFVIPLALTSLKSVEDAKHYFFLSIVSCYSLFPLLFEAQEYPIKVVLLLLHAVLMLFGFSAFFPKPSTTRDAAVVKGRDNNSESHAFRIGWLGKSYLVGLVVVEIWGQFLHPIIFGDALPFLPLMMISIYCALGMLYSWIWQLTQIVLTN; the protein is encoded by the exons ATGACGAAACCCCCAAACAACTGCCACTACACTGGCGGTGTGTGGTGGCCGGCCCTCGTGGCCGCCGCCGTGAAACTCCTCCTCATTCCCGCCTACCACAGCACTGATTTCGAGGTTCACCGCCACTGGCTCGCCCTCACTCATTCCCTCCCACTCTCCCGCTGGTACTCCGACTCCACCAGCCAGTGGACCCTCGATTACCCTCCTTTCTTCGCCTACTTCGAGAAATTCCTCTCCATCTTCGCCGCCAGGGTGGATCCCCTTATGACCGACCTCTACCGCGGCCTCGATTACGCCTCCTCCCGCGCGATCCTCTTCCAGCGCCTCTCCGTCGCGCTCTCCGACGTCCTTCTTGTCTACTCCGCCTATAGATTGACTAAGAAGAGGAATTTTAGGGATTTAGAGAGGCTCTTGATTTGCGCGTTGGTTATTTGGGCGCCGGGGTTGTTTCTGGTGGATCATATGCATTTCCAGTACAATGGGTTTCTGTTGGGGATGTTGCTGCTGTCTATTTCGTTTTTGGAGGAAGGGAGGGATTTGATGGGAGGTTTCATTTTCGCTGTTTTGCTCTGTTTTAAGCACTTGTTTGCGGTGGCTGCGCCGGTGTATTTTGTGTATTTGTTTAGGCATTATTGTCGGGGTGGATTTCTCAAAGGATTTGCCAGGTTGGTGCTTATGGGTTGCGTGGTCTTGGCGGTCTTTGCTGCAGCCTACTTGCCGTTTTGGCACTATGGGCAG ATACGAGAAGTTCTCCAACGCATGTTTCCTTTTGGCAGGGGACTCTGCCATGCTTACTGGGCTCCAAACTTCTGGGTGTTCTATATAATGTTGGATAAGGTTTTAGGATTTTTGCTAATGCGACTAGGTTTCAATGTCCAAGCCCCAAAAGCCTCATTCACTGGTGGTCTTGTCGGAGATTCCTCGCCTTTCTCTGTACTACCCACG ATCACACCTTTTATAACGTTCATCACAGTTCTCTTGGCAGTATCACCATGTTTGATAAAGGCATGGAGGAATCCCCAACCAAGGATGGTCTCTAGATGGGTATCATATGCCTATACATGTGGATTCCTGTTTGGGTGGCATGTCCATGAAAAGGCGTCACTTCACTTTGTGATTCCACTTGCTTTGACATCCTTGAAAAGCGTTGAGGATGCTAAGCATTACTTCTTTTTGTCCATAG TATCTTGCTACTCGCTGTTCCCTCTTCTGTTTGAAGCACAAGAATATCCTATTAAAGTCGTGTTGCTGCTTCTACATGCTGTTCTGATGCTGTTCGGATTTTCTGCATTTTTCCCCAAGCCAAGCACTACAAGAGACGCAGCAGTAGTCAAGGGAAGAGATAACAATTCGGAAAGTCATGCTTTCCGTATTGGGTGGTTGGGAAAATCGTACCTTGTTGGCTTAGTAGTGGTGGAGATATGGGGGCAATTTCTGCATCCTATCATTTTTGGTGATGCCCTTCCTTTTCTA